Proteins encoded together in one Penicillium digitatum chromosome 1, complete sequence window:
- a CDS encoding Transcription factor TFIIE complex alpha subunit, putative yields MDLSKTLIRTVARAFYETRHILIVDALFLHSVLHAEDLAFLMGMQQKDLRKLCAKLREDRLIGVSTRAEIRDGSTRPVNREYYYIPLHPVVDAIKFKVSKLTAIIKAQYTPSEERMEYICVRCKSEWTELDVLSLVGDEGFECQNCGAILERTEDVKGVEGMDRTGHEKNSKLMAQLDNMLKLLKQIDSVEIPPNDFETAWDHKVEVIRNQNTHPVRAAIAVPPKTQDITRPNAKTDAAALEISLTSSEEKSAAEQADEAARKAALEKQNALPVWHTHSTVNAAQIGSAQIKTEVGTLVKPELADEDQKPSVDALDDKVAAYYAEMEREKVLQAQADASSADDDSDEEDFEDVEGISGPSGPGTPAMTDGVTSVPTTSSGVTGIKRELEPASSVPASSVGTPSTPTDDGPAAKKIKVELDMKPEPAAKIEAEVKKEAEESDEDDEEFEDV; encoded by the exons ATGGATCTTTCAAAGACGCTTATTCGAACTGTGGCGCGTGCCTTTTACGAGACCCGGCACATCTTGATTGTCGATGCGCTCTTCCTACATTCAGT TCTTCACGCTGAAGATCTTGCCTTTTTGATGGGAATGCAACAGAAAGATCTTCGCAAGCTTTGCGCAAAGCTTCGAGAGGATCGCTTGATCGGAGT GAGCACACGCGCTGAGATACGTGATGGGTCTACTCGCCCAGTCAATCGCGAATACTATTACATCCCCTTACACCCGGTTGTCGATGCGATCAAATTCAAAGTGTCGAAATTGACAGCCATCATCAAAGCGCAGTACACACCGAGTGAAGAGCGCATGGAATACATTTGTGTCCGATGCAAATCTGAGTGGACCGAACTGGATGTGCTGAGTCTAGTTGGAGACGAAGGATTCGAATGTCAAAATTGCGGTGCCATCCTGGAACGAACGGAGGATGTCAAGGGCGTGGAAGGGATGGACCGTACGGGCCACGAGAAAAACAGCAAGCTTATGGCACAGCTAGACAACATGCTCAAACTGCTCAAGCAGATTGACTCGGTGGAAATCCCGCCAAATGACTTTGAAACAGCGTGGGATCACAAGGTTGAGGTTATCCGGAACCAGAACACACACCCAGTCCGTGCAGCGATTGCTGTTCCACCCAAGACCCAGGATATCACCCGTCCGAATGCCAAGACAGATGCCGCTGCACTGGAGATCTCTCTGACCTCAAGTGAAGAGAAGAGTGCCGCCGAGCAGGCCGATGAGGCCGCTCGTAAAGCAGCACTCGAAAAGCAAAACGCACTTCCAGTTTGGCACACACATTCTACGGTCAATGCAGCCCAGATTGGCAGTGCTCAGATCAAGACCGAGGTGGGTACCTTAGTCAAGCCTGAGCTTGCGGATGAGGACCAAAAGCCCAGCGTGGATGCCTTGGACGACAAAGTTGCCGCCTACTACGCTGAGATGGAGCGGGAGAAGGTCCTGCAGGCTCAAGCAGATGCCAGCAGTGCTGACGATGACTCAGATGAGGAAGATTTTGAGGACGTGGAGGGTATCTCCGGTCCAAGCGGACCAGGTACGCCTGCGATGACTGACGGCGTTACAAGTGTCCCTACCACATCTTCTGGGGTCACTGGCATCAAGCGTGAACTCGAGCCGGCCTCCAGTGTCCCCGCATCATCCGTTGGGACTCCGTCTACCCCTACCGATGACGGACCTGcggcgaagaagatcaaggtTGAGCTTGATATGAAGCCTGAGCCTGCTGCCAAAATTGAGGCCGAGGTCAagaaggaagccgaggagtCTGATGAGGACGATGAAGAATTTGAGGATGTATAA
- a CDS encoding NAD(P)-binding domain has translation MWNYYNDKTIFITGGTGFLGTAIVYRLLTQTSVRQIYMLCRGGIGKLQSKWTAPLSSAIVEKLFSTNRIIVMDGDILSPNLGISPDELSTLRREVNVIIHSASSINLARALSGLSEVITGASERMADIALTCPSLDRFVYVSTAYSNAYLFATSEGVEVEIKEDIYDPNPNHHLDVLNEWAQVKETGSSDAYEAHSFPWAYSYAKNLTERLLLHRFTQSGVKDKLLILRPSVVGQAQNFPFRGYSVPSSSPMTRLAALIALLPSGRATLATKSVGQISQVFTDVVPVDVVADRLLAHLAMGTKGCVHAASGKRRRELFIKWWESAVSLRRMPGTLDLDCKNLDWKSEEQHPLFRFFVIMASSFEFHEDKTVALSRHPSIESCKELQLFNELNFPEQLRSQPEDVFFLMNQIAGSDEKARQIIEQYYQDSMKAKI, from the exons ATGTGGAATTACTATAACGACAAGACCATCTTTATCACGGGAGGAACAGGCTTCCTGGGGACGGCTATCGTATATCGGTTGCTCACGCAAACATCTGTGCGTCAGATATACATGCTGTGCAGAGGGGGGATAGG GAAACTTCAATCAAAATGGACAGCACCACTATCATCGGCAATAGTCGAAAAGCTCTTCAGCACCAATCGCATCATCGTCATGGATGGTGATATCCTCTCCCCCAATCTCGGGATTTCCCCGGACGAATTAAGCACACTGAGACGAGAGGTCAACGTTATCATTCACTCGGCCTCCTCTATAAACCTTGCCAGGGCCCTCAGTGGACTATCGGAAGTGATTACAGGCGCTAGTGAAAGAATGGCAGACATTGCTCTGACCTGCCCGAGTTTGGATCGATTCGTGTATGTCTCGACCGCATACTCCAATGCCTACCTATTTGCCACAAGCGAGGGAGTCGAAGTCGAGATCAAGGAAGACATCTatgatcccaatcccaaccATCATCTGGATGTCCTGAACGAGTGGGCACAGGTCAAAGAGACGGGCTCTAGCGATGCGTATGAAGCCCATAGTTTCCCATGGGCCTACTCATACGCAAAGAACTTGACAGAGCGACTTCTTCTCCATCGGTTCACTCAGAGCGGTGTCAAAGACAAGTTGCTTATTTTGCGACCTTCTGTCGTTGGACAGGCCCAAAATTTCCCTTTTCGCGGGTACAGCGTGCCATCATCGAGCCCGATGACTCGACTTGCGGCTTTGATTGCATTGCTTCCCAGTGGCAGGGCTACTCTGGCAACGAAATCAGTGGGCCAAATTTCTCAAGTGTTTACTGACGTGGTTCCGGTCGACGTGGTTGCTGATCGTTTGCTCGCCCATTTGGCTATGGGGACCAAGGGTTGTGTTCATGCAGCCAGCGGGAAGCGAAGGCGAGAACTATTCATCAAGTGGTGGGAGTCAGCGGTTTCGCTTCGTCGCATGCCGGGAACCCTTGACTTGGATTGCAAGAACCTGGACTGGAAGTCTGAGGAGCAGCATCCTCTGTTTCGGTTCTTTGTAATCATGGCGTCTTCATTCGAATTTCACGAGGACAAGACTGTCGCTCTTAGCCGACACCCCTCGATCGAAAGTTGCAAAGAGCTGCAACTATTCAATGAGCTCAACTTCCCAGAGCAGTTGCGAAGTCAACCGGAAGACGTCTTCTTTTTGATGAACCAAATTGCTGGGAGTGATGAGAAGGCACGACAAATCATCGAACAATACTATCAGGATTCTATGAAGGCCAAAATCTAG
- a CDS encoding Cytochrome P450, whose product MATTLFCLFFLAVAGLYGLGRVAYNIFFHPLRNFAGPCMAGATSSWKAYKEVIKQESAVHELFHLHKKYGDIVRVAPNELHFGSPGAFHDIYHSSKRWDKDSGLYRTPGVSSGSFTFLKYAQAKERREVILPIFSKKAIHSLEHLIWRNANRLASSITKTNATKSSIDLLYAFRSYTLDTIMCVTFGNCINALDAPGFSDPLILAMDASLRMLPLLKNFPLIRDLIFAVPPAMIMRLVPNAKRLAPRLYQVRDLVQQQLKVVLNCPAKLDAVPHETLFHRMLDPESYKSKKVLNLTELHDEGFTLIFAGANTVADTLLMGHWHAMQNRNLLTQLRTELLTVWPDVNIQPSLTDLETLPLLTATLKESLRFIPSGVSLTRVVPPGGAVIAGRPIPGGTVVGMAILHVHQSVEVWGKDALVFRPERWLESEQGNDRNGTSELDHWLVPFSRGPRMCFGMNLAWAEMYIAFATMIRHFDLTIDGTTDEDMQWRECIAAYYPHRHLHAWCRPVETDKMKERGGIY is encoded by the exons ATGGCGACTACACTATTCTGCCTATTTTTCTTGGCAGTTGCTGGTCTTTATGGCTTGGGCCGAGTTGCATACAATATCTTCTTCCATCCACTGCGAAACTTCGCTGGGCCTTGTATGGCTGGGGCTACATCGAGTTGGAAAGCATACAAGGAAGTTATCAAGCAAGAGTCGGCGGTACATGAGCTCTTTCATCTACATAAGAAATATG GTGATATTGTTCGCGTTGCCCCGAACGAG CTCCATTTTGGAAGCCCCGGTGCGTTCCACGATATATACCATAGCAGCAAAAGGTGGGACAAGGACTCGGGTCTTTACCGAACCCCTGGGGTTTCATCTGGGTCATTCACATTCTTGAAGTATGCTCAGGCAAAAGAACGACGGGAGGTGATTCTTCCCATTTTctccaagaaagccattCATAGTCTTGAGCATCTCATCTGGCGAAAT GCCAATCGCCTGGCATCTTCGATCACCAAAACCAATGCGACGAAAAGCTCCATCGACCTCTTGTATGCCTTCCGATCCTACACCCTTGACACCATTATGTGCGTCACGTTTGGAAACTGCATAAATGCCCTCGATGCGCCGGGTTTCAGCGACCCTCTGATTCTAGCCATGGACGCCAGCCTTCGGATGTTGCCCCTGCTGAAAAACTTCCCCCTGATCCGAGACCTCATCTTCGCTGTGCCTCCAGCCATGATCATGCGCCTCGTTCCCAATGCCAAGAGACTAGCTCCGCGCCTGTACCAAGTCCGCGATCTCGTCCAGCAACAGCTTAAAGTCGTCCTCAACTGCCCTGCAAAGCTCGACGCTGTGCCTCACGAGACCCTCTTCCACCGGATGCTCGACCCGGAATCATACAAGAGTAAGAAAGTCCTGAATCTAACCGAGCTGCACGACGAAGGCTTCACACTCATCTTTGCGGGGGCCAACACTGTAGCCGATACGCTGCTGATGGGCCACTGGCACGCAATGCAGAACCGGAACCTTCTAACCCAACTGCGAACCGAGCTCCTCACCGTCTGGCCCGACGTCAACATACAGCCTTCCCTAACAGATCTTGAGACCCTACCCCTCCTCACAGCAACCCTCAAAGAATCCCTTCGCTTTATTCCATCCGGGGTATCCCTAACGCGCGTCGTGCCACCAGGAGGCGCCGTGATAGCAGGACGGCCAATTCCCGGGGGGACGGTGGTGGGGATGGCTATTTTGCACGTGCACCAGAGCGTGGAAGTATGGGGGAAGGATGCACTGGTGTTTCGACCGGAACGGTGGCTGGAGAGCGAGCAAGGGAATGATCGGAACGGGACGAGTGAATTGGACCATTGGCTCGTTCCATTCAGTCGGGGGCCGCGTATGTGCTTTGGTATGAACTTGGCCTGGGCAGAGATGTATATCGCTTTCGCCACCATGATTCGCCACTTTGATTTGACTATTGACGGCACGACGGACGAAGATATGCAATGGCGGGAGTGCATCGCGGCTTACTATCCTCATAGGCACTTGCATGCGTGGTGCCGGCCAGTTGAGACTGACAAGATGAAGGAACGAGGCGGTATTTATTAA
- a CDS encoding P-loop NTPase — MAIATEVPENNGKPHRVLLVSIPRTASNLFLKILNIHNQPNVLTSQKGGYFFYDAFMTVSRDGRVDKPLDEWTTDARSETKAIIQRCFNNLEDYSTRARSENKIMFAKEHAFWFLNPGFFTSPSSSAPMPSPEQLEEFRVSMPDQYGPSQTFSANNKTVLPDEYLRTWQIAFIIRHPALAYPSMYRAMQKLSQSGFIDDDDIKGMSFTNMSLEWTRKLFDWCLEQPDEPVTPLVVDANDIIHHPGAVVKFCEKTGLNTASMQFEWNSSEKSVNETPESADYGEPAELTLHRNASSIMFSTLAESTGVVKDKAPLSVDVDAEVAKWRVEFGDEVAELLEKATRDSMSDYEYLKANRVTV, encoded by the coding sequence ATGGCTATCGCTACCGAGGTACCGGAGAACAACGGCAAACCACACCGAGTCCTTCTCGTCAGTATACCTCGCACCGCCTCGAATCTTTTCTTGAAGATCCTCAACATCCACAACCAACCCAACGTCCTCACGAGCCAAAAGGGCGGATATTTCTTCTACGATGCCTTTATGACGGTCAGCAGGGACGGTCGCGTCGACAAGCCACTAGACGAATGGACAACAGACGCAAGGAGCGAGACAAAGGCCATCATTCAACGGTGCTTCAACAATCTAGAAGACTACTCGACCCGAGCCCGCTCCGAGAACAAGATTATGTTCGCGAAAGAGCACGCCTTCTGGTTCCTCAATCCGGGCTTCTTCACCAGCCCTAGTAGCAGCGCCCCAATGCCCTCGCCCGAACAACTGGAAGAGTTTCGCGTATCCATGCCGGATCAATATGGTCCCTCGCAGACATTCTCTGCCAATAACAAAACCGTCTTGCCGGATGAATACCTGCGCACCTGGCAGATAGCATTCATCATCCGTCACCCGGCCCTAGCTTATCCATCGATGTACCGTGCTATGCAGAAGTTGTCTCAATCCGGTTTCATCGACGACGACGATATTAAGGGAATGTCGTTCACGAATATGAGTTTGGAATGGACCCGGAAGTTGTTTGACTGGTGTCTTGAGCAACCGGATGAGCCTGTCACGCCTTTGGTCGTCGATGCCAATGATATTATCCATCATCCCGGTGCTGTGGTTAAGTTCTGTGAAAAGACTGGCCTAAACACTGCTTCGATGCAGTTTGAGTGGAATAGCTCCGAGAAGTCTGTGAACGAGACGCCTGAGAGTGCAGATTATGGTGAGCCTGCGGAGCTGACGTTGCATCGGAATGCTTCTTCGATCATGTTTTCGACTTTGGCGGAGTCGACAGGTGTTGTCAAGGACAAAGCTCCGTTATCGGTTGACGTGGATGCGGAGGTTGCCAAGTGGCGCGTCGAGTTTGGAGATGAGGTTGCCGAGCTGCTGGAGAAGGCTACTCGAGATTCCATGTCGGACTATGAGTATTTGAAGGCGAACCGAGTTACTGTATGA
- a CDS encoding Major facilitator superfamily domain, general substrate transporter: MSLVNEMSVDHHVSGDSKNPRNEAVPVDAPVNLLGQSSPGVRRIEIITSHFRLPDRICLFFATFLIAYVYGLDGTVRATYQPYATQSYGQHSLLATINVLRAVIAAAAQPTAAKIADVFGRVELILVSILFYTVGTIVEATATSVEGFAAGAVIYQIGYTSIMLLVEVLIADVTSSRSRLLFSYIPALPFIINTWISGNLTAAVLKATTWQWGIGMFAIIYPVCALPLIAVLFVVQRRTKKTGALESYKSSLQLLGKTQLAVELFWHLDIVGNILLIGMLACILVPFTLAGGVTAQWKTAKVIAPLVIGILLIPVWIFWEKTCKYPMLPFNLLKDRAVWGALGIAVMLNTAWYLQGDFLYTVLCVSFDESVASATRITSLYSFTSVITGVFLGLIVMKVRQLKPFIVSGTLLFMVAFGILIYFRGGVADSSHSGVIGAQILLGIAGGMFSYPAQASIQVASKHEHLAVITGLYLAAYNVGSALGNTISGAIWNQVLPSELNHRLGNETLAAEVYGQPLAFAAVNPVGTPDRDHVILAYQKTQRLLCITGICLTVPLIAFALVIRNPTLTKEQSLSKAEEESSDSDLSAR, translated from the exons ATGTCACTCGTTAATGAGATGAGCGTGGATCACCACGTTAGTGGGGACTCGAAGAACCCCCGCAACGAAGCCGTCCCAGTGGATGCGCCTGTCAATCTGCTGGGTCAAAGCAGTCCAGGTGTTCGTCGAATCGAAATTATAACATCGCACTTCCGATTGCCCGATCGGATCTGCCTCTTTTTCGCTACTTTCCTGATCGCCTATGTATACGGCTTGGACGGAACCGTTCGTGCTACATACCAG CCCTATGCTACTCAGAGTTACGGTCAACACAGTCTTCTTGCGACTATCAATGTTCTCCGGGCTGTCATCGCTGCTGCTGCACAG CCGACGGCGGCAAAAATTGCAGATGTGTTCGGCAGAGTTGAACTGATCCTTGTCTCGATTCTCTTCTATACCGTCGGTACGATTGTGgaagcaacagcaacgagTGTGGAAGGGTTCGCTGCGGGAGCTGTTATCTACCAG ATTGGATACACCAGTATAATGCTTCTGGTTGAAGTTTTAATCGCCGATGTAACCTCTAGCCGATCTCGCCTCCTTTTCTCCTACATCCCAGCATTGCCGTTTATT ATCAATACTTGGATCAGCGGCAACTTGACTGCTGCGGTTCTCAAGGCCACCACATGGCAGTGGGGCATCGGCATGTTTGCTATTATCTATCCTGTGTGCGCTCTCCCTCTTATTGCTGTCCTTTTTGTCGTCCAACGACGCACAAAGAAGACTGGGGCACTTGAATCATACAAAAGCTCTCTCCAGCTGCTGGGGAAAACGCAACTGGCTGTCGAATTGTTCTGGCATTTGGACATCGTTGGCAACATTTTGTTGATTGGCATGTTGGCCTGTATTCTTGTTCCATTCACCCTCGCTGGAGGCGTAACTGCACAGTGGAAGACAGCAAAGGTAATTGCGCCACTTGTCATAGGCATTTTGCTGATTCCGGTCTGGATTTTCTGGGAGAAAACCTGCAAATACCCGATGCTGCCATTTAAT CTTCTCAAAGACCGTGCTGTCTGGGGCGCCCTGGGAATCGCTGTTATGCTTAATACAG CGTGGTACTTACAGGGAGATTTCCTATACACGGTGCTTTGTGTGAGCTTCGACGAATCAGTCGCTAGTGCGACTCGGATCACGTCTCTTTACAGTTTCACTTCCGTTATCACAGGCGTTTTTCTCGGCCTCATTGTTATGAAGGTTCGCCAATTGAAGCCCTTCATCGTGTCCGGAACCCTCCTCTTCATGGTTGCGTTCGGAATCCTCATCTATTTTCGAGGTGGCGTTGCGGACTCTAGTCATTCTGGTGTCATTGGTGCGCAAATTCTGCTAGGAATTG CGGGTGGAATGTTCTCTTACCCAGCTCAAGCCAGCATCCAGGTTGCGTCTAAGCACGAAC ACCTCGCTGTGATTACTGGTCTCTATCTTGCCGCCTACAACGTTGGCAGTGCACTAGGGAACACCATCTCAGGAGCGATCTGGAACCAAGTCTTGCCTTCTGAACTGAACCATAGACTTGGCAACGAAACCTTGGCTGCAGAGGTATACGGCCAGCCTCTTGCATTTGCAGCGGTCAACCCTGTGGGTACGCCTGACAGAGACCACGTCATTCTCGCCTATCAGAAGACACAGCGCCTGCTGTGCATCACGGGTATCTGCTTGACGGTGCCTTTGATTGCATTCGCTCTGGTCATTCGCAACCCGACCCTCACGAAGGAGCAGAGTCTTTCCAaggcggaggaggagagCAGTGATTCTGATCTTTCCGCTAGGTGA
- a CDS encoding N,N-dimethylglycine oxidase, putative, whose amino-acid sequence MSLAKRVVIIGAGIVGTNLADELVSRGWNDITVVEQGPLHMPGGSTSHAPGLVFQTSPSKTMTHLARYTVEKLLSIEKDGKKCFNQVGGLEVATTPARLEDLKRKHGYASSWGIEARLVSAEGCFKMYPHLNKEMVLGGLYIPTDGLALAARATQLLIERTSEAGVHYLGHTPVMGIERDGRRVTGVSTPNGIISADIVVSCAGFWGVELGAMVGVDIPLLPLAHQYAKTTVVPALAGRDVNSLLNGMNATLPILRHQDKRLYYREHGGQYGIGNYGHRPMPVVAASLGLTPKGVDEKHMPSRLEFTTEDFGPAWKESQALLPTLRGTEIADGFNGIFSFTPDGGPLLGQPSHLDNFYVAEAVWVTHSAGVARALAQILTTGRSEIDISECELTRFEEVQLNRDYVSETGQQSFVEIYNIIHPLQQRASPRNLRVSPFHSRQRELGAIFFETGGWERPWWYEANKDLVESLPPSWKPVNRDAWSAQLHSPISAAEAWKTRNAVAVFDMTAFHRFEVSGPGAVGLLQRLTTSEITTKTGTVTYTLLLNDHGGIRGDVFVLGIDDDVIQVGANSATDLAYLAREAQVQEQTTPRHWIQVRDITGSTCCLGLWGPRARDVIAGISTVDLSNKGLPYFSLKNTVLAGIPVTMIRKSYVGELGWEIQTGAEYGQRLWEIIWQAGQPHGIIAGGRSAFNSMRIEKGYRTYGADMTTEHNPFEAGVSYAVDTNKKDDFVGKAALQRLSNQVPSRQLRALTIDDGRSMILGKEPVFHKGKAAGYVTTAAFGYTIGKPIAYAWLPADVSEGEKVEIEYFGKRIRATVQAESLYDPEMNRLRQDSLSSVTGLHTPFRSRL is encoded by the coding sequence ATGTCACTTGCAAAACGCGTTGTCATTATTGGAGCCGGTATCGTGGGTACTAACCTCGCCGATGAGCTGGTCTCTCGAGGATGGAATGATATCACTGTTGTCGAGCAGGGCCCGTTGCACATGCCGGGCGGATCGACGTCACACGCCCCTGGACTCGTGTTCCAGACAAGCCCCTCCAAGACAATGACACACCTCGCCCGATACACAGTCGAGAAGCTTCTATCGATAGAGAAGGATGGAAAAAAATGCTTCAATCAAGTGGGTGGTCTCGAAGTAGCAACCACTCCCGCACGACTGGAGGATCTAAAGCGGAAACATGGATACGCCTCATCGTGGGGCATCGAGGCTCGGCTAGTCAGCGCGGAGGGGTGCTTCAAGATGTATCCACATCTGAACAAAGAGATGGTCTTGGGCGGTTTGTACATCCCCACTGATGGTCTCGCATTAGCAGCCCGAGCAACGCAGCTGCTCATTGAACGAACAAGCGAGGCCGGTGTTCATTATCTGGGCCATACTCCCGTGATGGGAATTGAGCGCGATGGCCGTCGTGTCACAGGAGTCAGTACcccaaatggcatcatttCCGCAGACATTGTTGTCTCTTGCGCTGGGTTCTGGGGCGTTGAATTGGGAGCTATGGTTGGTGTGGACATTCCTTTACTCCCGCTGGCGCACCAGTATGCAAAGACCACGGTGGTACCCGCTCTTGCGGGGAGAGATGTTAACAGCTTGCTCAATGGAATGAATGCCACACTCCCAATCCTCCGGCACCAGGATAAGCGTCTTTACTACCGTGAACATGGCGGGCAGTACGGCATTGGTAACTATGGACACCGTCCAATGCCCGTCGTTGCGGCTTCACTAGGGCTCACACCCAAAGGCGTTGATGAAAAACATATGCCCTCCCGCCTCGAATTCACAACCGAAGACTTCGGCCCGGCTTGGAAAGAGTCTCAAGCCCTCCTCCCCACTCTTCGAGGTACAGAGATCGCGGACGGCTTCAACGGTATCTTCTCCTTCACACCCGACGGGGGTCCacttcttggccaaccatCCCATCTCGACAACTTCTACGTAGCCGAGGCCGTATGGGTTACACACTCAGCAGGCGTCGCCCGAGCTCTCGCACAAATCCTTACAACTGGCCGATCTGAGATAGACATTTCTGAATGTGAACTTACCCGCTTCGAAGAAGTCCAGCTCAACAGAGACTACGTGAGTGAGACCGGACAGCAGAGCTTTGTCGAAATCTATAACATAATCCACCCGCTTCAACAGCGGGCCTCGCCCCGCAACTTACGTGTTAGTCCATTCCACTCCCGCCAGCGCGAGCTAGGGGCTATCTTTTTTGAGACTGGAGGCTGGGAGCGGCCGTGGTGGTATGAGGCAAATAAAGATCTTGTTGAGTCTCTGCCACCGTCGTGGAAACCTGTCAATCGGGATGCCTGGTCAGCGCAGCTTCATTCGCCTATCTCTGCTGCCGAGGCGTGGAAGACGCGGAATGCCGTTGCTGTGTTTGATATGACTGCTTTCCATCGGTTCGAAGTGTCTGGTCCTGGAGCGGTCGGTCTGCTTCAGCGGCTGACTACGAGTGAAATTACTACCAAGACAGGCACCGTTACTTATACCCTCCTCCTCAATGATCACGGGGGAATTCGGGGTGACGTGTTTGTTCTGGgaattgatgatgatgtgatTCAGGTTGGAGCGAATTCTGCAACCGATCTGGCATATCTTGCCAGAGAAGCTCAGGTCCAGGAACAGACGACCCCCAGGCACTGGATCCAAGTCCGCGATATCACTGGCAGCACATGCTGCCTCGGACTCTGGGGTCCTCGAGCCCGGGATGTCATCGCTGGAATCAGCACGGTTGATCTTTCAAACAAGGGACTTCCATACTTCAGTCTGAAAAATACCGTTCTCGCGGGTATTCCAGTTACGATGATCCGGAAGTCCTACGTCGGCGAACTAGGCTGGGAAATCCAAACCGGCGCAGAGTACGGCCAACGACTATGGGAGATAATTTGGCAGGCCGGACAGCCACATGGAATCATTGCCGGAGGTCGCAGTGCGTTCAACTCAATGCGTATTGAGAAGGGATACCGGACCTACGGTGCGGACATGACGACAGAACACAATCCGTTCGAAGCTGGTGTTTCCTACGCGGTGGACACAAACAAAAAGGATGACTTTGTCGGAAAAGCCGCCCTTCAACGCCTTTCTAACCAAGTACCCTCGCGGCAACTGCGGGCTTTGACCATCGATGATGGCCGCTCGATGATTCTTGGCAAGGAGCCCGTGTTCCACAAGGGTAAAGCAGCTGGCTATGTAACCACCGCTGCATTTGGGTACACGATCGGCAAACCAATTGCCTACGCTTGGCTGCCTGCTGATGTGAGTGAAGGCGAGAAAGTGGAGATCGAATATTTCGGAAAGCGCATCAGGGCGACTGTTCAGGCAGAGTCGCTTTATGATCCCGAGATGAATCGTCTCCGTCAAGATAGCTTGTCTTCGGTAACTGGACTACACACTCCCTTCAGGTCACGGCTTTGA
- a CDS encoding Translation initiation factor IF-2: MTEPGEPRVPEESPTAILTDSRPTPDTRDDDREALELHSIQTHEDNELDCSTPSGSSGDEHPVSTHQTASQAGSRRRREAHNGLWGQICRFWTRHVIITVPQKSNRDHFALERTFLAYVRTSTVIAMQGVLVAQLLRLQRPSEKVDRLSFHEVGIPLSVACHFVAVFVALTGAFRFWRQQNAIARGKVYAGGWELNSVGILLFMVIVATLVLIIIISIQANLNFSAFPHQKMSIILTI; this comes from the exons ATGACTGAGCCTGGCGAACCCCGTGTCCCGGAGGAATCACCAACCGCAATCCTGACCGACTCCCGCCCGACACCCGACACCCGCGATGACGACAGGGAAGCATTAGAACTCCATTCGATCCAAACGCACGAAGACAACGAGCTAGACTGCTCAACCCCATCTGGCTCGTCTGGCGATGAGCATCCCGTGTCCACACATCAGACTGCGTCGCAAGCAGGTTCCCGGCGCAGACGTGAAGCCCACAATGGCCTTTGGGGCCAGATCTGTCGGTTCTGGACTCGACATGTTATTATAACTGTGCCGCAGAAAAGCAACCGAGATCATTTTG CCCTGGAAAGAACGTTCCTGGCGTACGTCCGAACGTCCACGGTTATCGCCATGCAAGGGGTACTTGTTGCTCAACTTTTGCGTCTTCAACGGCCATCGGAAAAAGTCGATCGCTTGTCGTTTCACGAAGTGGGTATCCCGCTTTCTGTTGCCTGTCACTTTGTTGCAGTTTTTGTCGCCTTGACAGGTGCGTTTCGATTCTGGAGACAACAAAACGCGATCGCTCGTGGGAAAGTATATGCTGGGGGATGGGAGTTAAACTCGGTGGGGATTTTGTTATTCATG GTCATTGTGGCGACATTGGTTCTTATTATCATCATCTCGATCCAAGCCAATTTGAACTTCAGTGCGTTTCCTCATCAAAAA ATGAGCATCATATTGACCATATAA